The Pseudomonadota bacterium genome includes a region encoding these proteins:
- a CDS encoding efflux RND transporter permease subunit — protein sequence MIDAMIRTALSNRLLVLVFAAAVLIAGIFAFRSVPIDSFPDVTPTMVQVFTASPGLSPEDVETQISYPVSIAMYGLPGLERVQSTSIFGLSRVNIYFEDGTDIYFARRLVNERLAQARQEIPEGMGNPQLGPLTTGLGRVFMYTVESVDGADYTPTELREAQDWIVKPQLRTVPGVTGVLSIGGFEKQYQVNLAPKALAARNLTVGDIRAALAANNRNVGASFIQRSGEEYIVRGYGWIDSGEKGLDDLRNIMVSEAQGTPVYLGDIAEIEFGPAIRRGTLMKNGEEGVGGFVLKLIGTNTQDLLTAIEAKVATINDALPEGMRLEPYYSQADLVGKAVGTVEKALLEAAVLVLALLWLFLGNVRSTLIVIISLPLSALVAFIAMRYVGMSANLMSLGGLAIGIGMMVDGSVVMIENIFRHMEERQDEDVTLPRLVGEAAREVAKPIAFAIAIIIIVFLPLFTLEGVEGKMFSPMAYTISFALAGSLIVALVLVPVLTTLLFKKDSVHGEPRLVGWLRKGYRPLLDAVVAYPKRTVAAALVLFAGGLALFPMLGTEFVPTLREGTFLVRSTLPPGANLDTANEYAGRVADVMREYPEVTGVYARVGRAEVGGDPEPVNVVASLVALKPLDEWKSGRDYEELQTAMAERLSDEVPGLANNFSQPIQLRTDELLSGIMAEVVISIYGEDLDELARIGEEVTAIAREVPGSADVRMQQQGGKPQIVVRPDRQALARHGISLDEIFGVVETGIGGAKAGQVFESIRRFDIFVRMEEPARTSVDDIRSLNFRTSAGALIPLSQIADIEVYRGPKKISRSKASRRLFVQLNVRGRDMGSVVSDIRQRIAEKVEMPAGYFVEYGGQFENQERAMARLYVVVPITLGLIFLLLFMAFSSVRYAALIFLNVPFAVTGGLFSLWVSGQYLSVPGAVGFIAVFGVAVLNGVVMVSYINELRERGRSLEEAVRLGAERRLRPVLMTASVAILGLIPLLLANGIGANVQRPLATVVVGGLVTSTALTLLVLPAVYRWFAEPRSEVDFS from the coding sequence ATGATCGATGCAATGATTCGAACGGCGCTGTCCAACCGCCTGCTGGTGCTGGTGTTCGCCGCGGCGGTGCTGATCGCCGGGATCTTCGCCTTTCGCAGTGTCCCGATCGATTCCTTTCCGGACGTCACGCCCACGATGGTGCAGGTCTTTACCGCCAGCCCCGGCTTGTCGCCGGAGGACGTCGAAACCCAGATCAGCTATCCGGTGTCGATTGCGATGTACGGCCTGCCTGGCCTCGAGCGCGTCCAGAGCACGTCCATCTTTGGCCTGTCGCGCGTCAATATCTACTTCGAGGACGGCACGGATATCTACTTCGCCCGCCGGCTGGTCAACGAGCGGCTGGCCCAGGCGCGCCAGGAGATTCCCGAAGGCATGGGCAATCCGCAGCTCGGGCCGCTGACCACCGGCCTGGGGCGCGTATTCATGTACACCGTCGAGAGCGTCGACGGGGCCGACTACACCCCCACCGAACTGCGCGAGGCGCAGGACTGGATCGTCAAGCCCCAGCTCCGCACGGTTCCGGGCGTGACGGGTGTTCTCTCGATCGGCGGTTTCGAAAAGCAGTACCAGGTCAATCTTGCCCCCAAGGCACTGGCGGCGCGCAACCTGACCGTGGGCGACATTCGCGCCGCGTTGGCCGCCAACAATCGAAACGTCGGTGCCTCCTTCATCCAGCGCAGCGGCGAGGAGTACATCGTGCGCGGCTATGGCTGGATCGATTCCGGCGAGAAGGGACTCGACGATCTGCGCAACATCATGGTCAGCGAAGCGCAGGGCACGCCCGTTTATCTCGGCGACATCGCCGAGATCGAATTCGGGCCGGCCATTCGTCGCGGCACCCTGATGAAAAACGGCGAAGAGGGCGTGGGCGGCTTTGTCCTCAAGCTGATCGGAACCAACACCCAGGATCTGTTGACGGCCATCGAGGCCAAGGTTGCGACCATCAACGACGCCTTGCCGGAGGGTATGCGGCTGGAACCCTACTACTCGCAGGCCGACCTGGTCGGCAAGGCCGTCGGCACGGTCGAGAAGGCCTTGCTGGAAGCGGCCGTGCTGGTCCTCGCCCTGCTATGGCTGTTCCTGGGCAATGTGCGATCGACTCTGATCGTGATCATCAGCCTGCCCTTGTCGGCGCTGGTGGCCTTCATCGCCATGCGATACGTCGGCATGTCGGCCAACCTGATGAGCCTGGGCGGACTGGCCATCGGGATCGGCATGATGGTGGATGGCTCCGTGGTGATGATCGAAAACATCTTCCGACACATGGAGGAGCGGCAAGACGAAGATGTGACGCTACCAAGGCTTGTGGGCGAGGCCGCCCGCGAAGTCGCCAAGCCGATCGCCTTCGCCATTGCCATCATCATCATCGTCTTTCTGCCGCTGTTCACGCTCGAGGGCGTGGAAGGCAAGATGTTCTCGCCGATGGCCTACACCATCAGCTTTGCGCTGGCCGGGTCATTGATCGTCGCGCTGGTCCTGGTTCCGGTGCTGACCACGCTGTTGTTCAAGAAGGACAGCGTGCACGGCGAGCCTCGCCTGGTCGGCTGGCTGAGAAAGGGCTATCGACCGCTCCTCGATGCGGTGGTGGCGTATCCAAAGCGCACCGTGGCCGCCGCCCTGGTGCTGTTCGCCGGCGGACTGGCCCTGTTTCCCATGCTGGGCACAGAGTTTGTTCCCACCCTGCGGGAAGGTACGTTCCTGGTGCGATCAACCCTGCCGCCCGGCGCCAATCTGGATACCGCCAACGAGTATGCCGGGCGGGTCGCCGACGTGATGCGGGAGTACCCGGAAGTCACCGGCGTCTATGCCCGCGTCGGCCGGGCCGAAGTCGGCGGCGATCCGGAGCCGGTCAACGTCGTCGCCTCACTCGTTGCGCTCAAGCCGCTCGATGAGTGGAAGAGCGGCCGCGACTACGAGGAACTGCAGACTGCCATGGCCGAGCGCCTGTCCGATGAGGTGCCGGGGCTGGCCAACAACTTCTCGCAGCCGATCCAGCTTCGTACCGACGAGCTGCTGTCGGGGATCATGGCCGAGGTCGTCATCAGCATCTATGGCGAGGACCTCGACGAACTGGCGCGCATCGGCGAGGAAGTAACCGCCATCGCCCGCGAGGTGCCTGGTTCGGCCGACGTGCGCATGCAGCAACAGGGCGGCAAGCCCCAGATCGTTGTCCGGCCCGACCGTCAGGCGCTGGCGCGCCACGGTATCTCCCTCGACGAGATCTTTGGTGTGGTCGAGACCGGCATCGGCGGGGCAAAGGCCGGGCAGGTCTTCGAAAGCATCCGCCGCTTCGACATCTTCGTGCGCATGGAAGAGCCGGCGCGGACCAGCGTCGACGATATTCGCAGCCTCAACTTCCGCACTTCCGCCGGGGCGCTCATCCCGCTGTCGCAGATCGCCGATATCGAGGTCTACCGCGGGCCCAAGAAGATCTCGCGCTCCAAGGCCAGTCGTCGACTGTTCGTGCAGCTCAACGTGCGCGGCCGCGACATGGGCAGCGTAGTCAGCGACATCCGCCAGCGCATCGCCGAGAAAGTGGAGATGCCGGCCGGATACTTCGTCGAGTACGGCGGTCAGTTCGAGAATCAGGAGCGTGCCATGGCCCGGCTCTACGTGGTCGTACCCATTACGCTCGGCCTGATCTTCCTGCTGCTGTTCATGGCCTTCTCCAGCGTGCGCTACGCGGCTTTGATCTTTCTCAACGTGCCTTTCGCGGTTACCGGCGGCCTGTTTTCGCTGTGGGTTTCCGGGCAATACCTGTCGGTTCCCGGCGCGGTCGGGTTCATCGCCGTATTCGGTGTGGCCGTGCTCAACGGCGTGGTCATGGTGTCCTACATCAATGAACTGCGCGAGCGCGGTCGCTCGCTGGAAGAAGCCGTGCGCCTGGGTGCCGAGCGGCGCCTTAGGCCCGTGCTCATGACCGCCTCTGTCGCCATTCTGGGCCTCATCCCGCTGCTACTGGCCAACGGCATCGGCGCCAATGTGCAACGCCCGCTGGCCACGGTGGTCGTCGGCGGCCTGGTCACCTCCACGGCGCTGACGCTACTGGTGCTGCCCGCGGTCTATCGCTGGTTCGCCGAACCGCGCAGCGAAGTCGACTTCAGCTGA
- a CDS encoding TonB-dependent receptor has product MKCSVFARPAGAGWSVFLLTVLLLAVVQAPSVFAQATSAEVRGRVVTEDGDGIVGAAVEITHLPSGTRSQAQTGDTGAFFQAGLRVGGPYEIEVRAEGYQAAEETDVYLEPGPQDPFRFMLVSAGMQLDALEVVGQSLSTAVELNNGVGSTYSDRDIRNQPSTDRDVISTLLRDPLAQSDGVGNLSVAGVNPRFNGLAIDGARQQDDFGLGSNTYATERSPINLDAVESVTLVAADYGVEATNFTGGLVNIVTKSGGNEFDGSLYYAYKDDGFVGSKFDGDRRFDAGDFEEEEYGFTFSGPIIKDKLFFFVSYDEYEASSPVDFANSDAVNGRDPALYSTLGSILQDIYGFDPLGRPAVASLPEASERTLVKLDWNINYDHRASFTYQKTEESGVSINAANFQSAWYDIPVDLDAYTLQLFSDWSYNFSTQLRINYKEFVRGQICRGGNDLGHFEFRLDENDVAGTPLEGLITDRNTIVAGCDRFRHANEYNDDRLQLFAKGDYYFGDHVLTFGAELEQFNLFNLFVPASNGRFVFNDFDEIINRTPGNVDYVNVPSNNARDGAAEWGYDKWALFIQDKWQVTDTFELSYGLRYERFSQSDKPALDQDILERFGVRTDNNLDGNDLLMPRVGFLWTPFDRGSISGGFGLFAGGEPQVWISNSFQSPTGFARVFGLENADIFSVPQEALDAVAGQSGSVIDYIADDFETPSDWKASLRYDQRFDLDFDQFSLGQDYRFTAQYLYTNTRDGFLWRNIAQTQLAEALPTGTAPDGRVIYADLDALGINNLTELGNFSDGESHVITLTLAKAFENGFDYQISYALQDIEAVTEGGSSRGISNWLGIFDEDRNDPSARTSPYQIEEAFKINFGYERAFFGNNLTRVDVFGQIFSGDQWSTAFDVTNSNALFGRAGQGEGPFDNNPLYIPNPGNDPRVVYGSGFDVNGFFRYLEENDIPFGEIHAPYSQQSNWNQRWDLRFQQQIPGIPGVDRWVGDNKFSLILDIRNVLNLIDSDWGTFENGPFFGQAGIVQADLVSAADVAENGIDGATALTGDAPRQVCRQASDCLYRYTDFDDDPTSFVSSSQSVYEIRLTLRYDF; this is encoded by the coding sequence ATGAAATGTTCAGTTTTTGCGCGGCCAGCAGGCGCTGGCTGGAGCGTGTTCCTGCTGACCGTATTGCTGTTGGCGGTCGTGCAGGCCCCGTCCGTTTTCGCGCAGGCCACCTCGGCCGAAGTGCGCGGCCGTGTCGTCACCGAAGACGGTGACGGGATTGTCGGTGCGGCGGTAGAGATCACGCATCTGCCCTCCGGGACCCGGTCCCAGGCCCAGACCGGCGATACCGGCGCTTTCTTCCAGGCCGGGCTGCGCGTCGGGGGACCTTACGAGATCGAGGTTCGTGCCGAAGGCTACCAGGCGGCCGAAGAGACCGATGTCTATCTGGAACCCGGCCCCCAGGATCCCTTCCGCTTCATGCTGGTGTCGGCTGGCATGCAGCTCGACGCGCTGGAAGTGGTCGGTCAGTCGCTGTCGACGGCCGTCGAGCTCAACAACGGTGTCGGTTCGACCTATTCCGATCGCGATATCCGCAATCAGCCCTCGACTGATCGTGACGTGATCTCGACGCTGCTGCGCGATCCGCTGGCCCAGTCCGATGGCGTCGGCAACCTGTCGGTCGCCGGCGTGAATCCGCGTTTCAACGGTCTGGCCATTGACGGTGCCCGCCAGCAGGACGATTTCGGCCTGGGCAGCAATACCTATGCCACGGAACGTTCACCGATCAATCTGGATGCGGTCGAGTCGGTCACGCTGGTGGCCGCCGATTATGGCGTCGAGGCGACCAACTTTACAGGCGGTCTGGTCAACATCGTGACCAAGTCCGGCGGCAACGAGTTCGACGGCTCGCTCTATTACGCCTACAAGGACGATGGCTTCGTCGGCAGCAAGTTCGACGGCGATCGTCGTTTCGACGCCGGCGACTTCGAGGAAGAGGAGTACGGCTTTACCTTCAGCGGGCCCATCATCAAGGACAAGCTGTTCTTCTTCGTGTCCTATGACGAGTACGAGGCCAGCAGTCCGGTCGATTTCGCCAACTCCGATGCGGTCAACGGCCGTGATCCGGCGCTCTACAGCACGCTGGGCAGCATTCTTCAGGATATCTACGGTTTCGACCCGCTGGGCCGCCCGGCGGTGGCCTCGCTGCCGGAGGCCTCGGAGCGCACGCTGGTCAAGCTGGACTGGAACATCAACTACGATCACCGGGCCTCGTTCACCTACCAGAAGACCGAAGAGTCCGGAGTCAGCATTAATGCAGCCAATTTCCAGTCGGCCTGGTACGACATTCCGGTTGATCTCGACGCCTATACCCTGCAGCTGTTTTCCGACTGGAGCTACAACTTCTCGACCCAGCTGCGCATCAACTACAAGGAATTCGTGCGCGGCCAGATCTGCCGCGGCGGCAACGACCTGGGTCATTTCGAGTTCCGCCTTGATGAGAACGACGTCGCGGGTACTCCGCTGGAAGGACTGATTACCGATCGCAACACCATCGTGGCCGGCTGCGATCGTTTCCGCCACGCCAACGAGTACAACGATGATCGTCTGCAGCTGTTTGCCAAGGGCGATTACTACTTCGGCGATCATGTGCTCACCTTCGGCGCCGAGCTCGAGCAGTTCAATCTGTTCAACCTGTTCGTCCCCGCTTCGAACGGCCGTTTCGTGTTCAACGACTTCGACGAAATCATCAATCGCACCCCGGGCAACGTCGATTATGTCAACGTGCCGTCCAACAATGCGCGTGATGGTGCTGCCGAATGGGGCTACGACAAGTGGGCGCTGTTCATTCAGGACAAGTGGCAGGTGACCGATACCTTCGAGCTGAGCTACGGACTGCGCTACGAGCGTTTCTCGCAGAGCGACAAGCCGGCGCTTGACCAGGACATTCTCGAGCGCTTCGGTGTGCGCACCGATAACAACCTCGACGGCAACGACCTGCTGATGCCGCGCGTCGGCTTCCTGTGGACGCCGTTCGATCGCGGCAGCATCAGCGGGGGCTTCGGCCTGTTCGCCGGCGGCGAGCCTCAGGTGTGGATTTCCAACTCGTTCCAGTCTCCGACCGGTTTTGCGCGCGTGTTCGGGCTCGAGAATGCCGACATCTTCAGCGTGCCACAGGAAGCCCTGGACGCGGTGGCCGGCCAGAGCGGCTCGGTCATCGATTACATCGCCGATGATTTCGAAACGCCGTCGGACTGGAAGGCCTCGCTGCGCTATGACCAGCGCTTCGACCTGGACTTCGACCAGTTCAGCCTGGGTCAGGACTACCGCTTTACTGCGCAATACCTTTACACCAATACCCGCGACGGCTTCCTGTGGCGCAATATTGCCCAGACCCAGCTGGCCGAGGCGCTGCCGACCGGTACCGCGCCGGATGGCCGCGTTATCTACGCCGATCTCGATGCCCTGGGCATCAACAACCTGACCGAGCTGGGCAACTTCAGCGATGGCGAAAGCCATGTCATCACGCTGACCCTGGCCAAGGCCTTCGAAAACGGGTTCGACTACCAGATCAGCTACGCCTTGCAGGATATCGAGGCGGTGACCGAGGGCGGGTCGTCTCGGGGTATTTCCAACTGGCTCGGCATTTTCGATGAGGATCGCAACGATCCTTCGGCACGCACCTCGCCGTATCAGATCGAAGAAGCGTTCAAGATCAACTTCGGCTATGAACGCGCCTTCTTCGGCAACAATCTGACCCGGGTCGACGTGTTCGGCCAGATTTTCAGCGGCGATCAGTGGAGTACGGCATTCGACGTGACCAACTCCAATGCGCTGTTCGGCCGCGCCGGGCAGGGTGAAGGACCGTTCGACAACAACCCGCTCTACATTCCCAATCCGGGCAACGATCCGCGCGTCGTCTACGGTTCGGGCTTTGACGTCAACGGCTTCTTCCGCTATCTCGAGGAGAACGACATCCCGTTTGGCGAGATTCACGCGCCGTACTCGCAGCAGTCGAACTGGAACCAGCGCTGGGATCTGCGTTTCCAGCAGCAGATTCCGGGCATCCCGGGCGTGGACCGCTGGGTCGGCGACAACAAGTTCAGCCTCATCCTCGACATCCGCAACGTGCTCAACCTGATCGACAGTGACTGGGGGACCTTCGAGAACGGTCCGTTCTTCGGCCAGGCCGGAATCGTTCAGGCGGACCTGGTCTCAGCTGCCGACGTGGCCGAAAACGGCATTGACGGGGCCACTGCGCTTACCGGCGATGCGCCGCGCCAGGTCTGCCGGCAGGCCAGCGACTGTCTGTACCGCTACACGGATTTCGACGACGACCCGACCAGTTTCGTCAGCTCGTCGCAGTCGGTCTACGAAATCCGCCTGACCCTGCGCTACGACTTCTGA
- the rsmH gene encoding 16S rRNA (cytosine(1402)-N(4))-methyltransferase RsmH, whose protein sequence is MLRKPGHVPVLLGPAVDALNIRADGIYVDGTYGRGGHSEAILARLGKEGQLVVMDRDPQAIADAHARFDDDSRVTVCHDDFAALEPLTRRLGIFGRVNGVLLDVGVSSPQLDDPARGFSFSSDGPLDMRMDPGSGESAADWLARADQEEIARVIRDYGEERQARRIARRIVARRAERPITRTAELASLVAGAVKSGSRDIHPATRTFQALRIQVNEELSALERALEAAIDLLAVAGRLVVISFHSLEDRLVKQALVRASSPPPASRRLPVASAFRPRLRLVGRLLRPDPAEIESNPRARSARMRVAEKLPGAAS, encoded by the coding sequence ATGTTGAGGAAACCAGGGCATGTGCCGGTGCTGCTCGGGCCGGCGGTTGACGCATTGAATATTCGTGCCGATGGCATTTATGTCGATGGCACTTACGGTCGGGGCGGGCACAGTGAAGCGATTCTGGCACGCCTGGGCAAGGAAGGGCAGCTGGTGGTAATGGACCGAGATCCGCAAGCGATCGCCGATGCACACGCACGGTTTGACGACGACAGCCGCGTGACGGTCTGCCATGATGATTTCGCCGCGCTGGAGCCCCTCACCCGACGGCTCGGCATTTTTGGTCGCGTCAACGGCGTGCTGCTCGACGTCGGAGTCTCCTCCCCGCAGCTCGACGATCCGGCACGCGGATTCAGCTTTTCCAGTGACGGCCCGCTCGACATGCGCATGGATCCGGGCAGCGGTGAGTCGGCAGCTGATTGGCTGGCCCGAGCCGATCAGGAGGAGATCGCGCGGGTGATTCGCGACTACGGCGAGGAACGCCAGGCGCGGCGTATTGCCCGGCGCATTGTCGCCAGGCGAGCCGAGCGCCCGATCACGCGCACCGCTGAACTGGCAAGCCTGGTGGCCGGCGCGGTGAAATCGGGCAGCCGCGATATCCATCCGGCCACGCGAACCTTCCAGGCACTGCGTATTCAGGTCAACGAAGAGTTGAGCGCACTTGAGCGCGCGCTCGAAGCGGCCATCGACCTGCTGGCTGTGGCCGGTCGACTGGTGGTCATCAGCTTCCATTCGCTGGAGGACCGGCTGGTCAAGCAGGCGCTGGTTCGTGCCTCCAGCCCACCGCCGGCCAGTCGACGCTTGCCGGTGGCCTCCGCGTTCCGGCCGCGATTGCGTCTGGTGGGCCGGCTGCTTAGGCCCGACCCGGCCGAGATCGAAAGCAACCCGCGTGCCCGCAGCGCCCGCATGCGGGTGGCCGAGAAACTGCCCGGGGCTGCATCATGA
- the ftsL gene encoding cell division protein FtsL, whose translation MRWLAALLLLAAVLASAVAVIVLRHESRLLFVALQEAEQQRDAARVEWSRLQLEQAWLAEAGRVEREAREALDMRVPEQIRLLVEAP comes from the coding sequence ATGCGCTGGCTTGCCGCCTTGCTGTTGCTCGCGGCGGTGCTGGCCAGTGCCGTTGCAGTGATCGTGCTCAGGCACGAATCCCGTCTGCTCTTCGTTGCCCTGCAGGAGGCCGAACAGCAGCGCGATGCCGCCCGCGTCGAGTGGAGCCGGCTTCAGCTCGAGCAGGCCTGGCTGGCCGAGGCCGGTCGGGTCGAGCGGGAGGCCCGGGAGGCGCTGGATATGCGCGTGCCCGAGCAGATTCGCCTGCTGGTGGAAGCGCCATGA
- a CDS encoding LOG family protein has product MTDASPAVAGCAGLDKVSTRVYPAGSLNVLSREEVARLSDASEEVGELLRQVALAVLNSGEQGDDAEHMFETFRDFRIQVHQVNRGMRIDLEDAPGCAFVDGKMIRGIRELLSSVVRDIVYFHTEIHPSPYFDLDSSEGITNTVFEILRNAHLLDTELEPGLVVCWGGHSISSEEYDYTKEVGYQLGLRGMDICTGCGPGAMKGPMKGATIGHAKQRTLPGRYVGVSEPGIIAAESPNPIVNQLVILPDIEKRLEAFVRLGHGIVVFPGGVGTAEEILFLLGVLLHPSNADMPFPLVFSGPESARDYFAEIDQFIGLTLGRAAQARYRIIIADPPEVARTMAAGMARVRDWRVESNDAFYFNWLLNIDHGFQQPFEATHEAMRQLPISPELPVHELAANLRRVFSGIVTGNVKPQGIQAIRRHGPFEIEGDRAIMRALDQLLARFVKQQRMKLPGDKPYEPCYRIAG; this is encoded by the coding sequence ATGACTGACGCTTCACCTGCAGTGGCTGGCTGTGCGGGCCTGGACAAGGTATCGACCCGCGTCTACCCGGCCGGCAGTCTCAACGTGCTCTCCCGCGAGGAGGTCGCCCGACTGTCCGATGCCTCCGAGGAGGTCGGTGAACTGCTGCGGCAGGTGGCGCTTGCGGTACTCAATTCGGGCGAGCAGGGTGACGATGCCGAGCACATGTTCGAGACTTTCAGGGACTTTCGCATCCAGGTTCACCAGGTCAATCGGGGCATGCGTATCGATCTGGAGGACGCGCCGGGCTGTGCCTTTGTCGACGGCAAGATGATACGCGGCATACGCGAACTGCTGTCTTCGGTGGTGCGAGACATTGTCTACTTCCACACCGAGATCCATCCCAGCCCCTACTTCGATCTCGACAGCTCCGAAGGCATCACCAACACGGTCTTCGAGATTCTGCGCAATGCCCACCTGCTCGATACCGAACTCGAGCCCGGGCTGGTGGTGTGCTGGGGCGGACACTCGATCAGCTCGGAGGAATACGACTACACCAAGGAGGTCGGCTATCAGCTCGGGCTGCGCGGCATGGATATCTGCACGGGCTGCGGACCGGGGGCGATGAAGGGACCGATGAAAGGGGCCACCATCGGGCATGCCAAGCAGCGGACGCTGCCCGGTCGCTACGTCGGCGTATCCGAGCCCGGCATTATCGCGGCCGAATCACCCAACCCGATCGTGAACCAGCTGGTCATTCTGCCGGATATCGAAAAGCGTCTCGAGGCGTTCGTCCGGCTGGGGCACGGTATCGTGGTCTTTCCGGGCGGTGTCGGTACCGCCGAAGAGATCCTGTTTCTGCTGGGCGTGTTGCTGCATCCTTCCAACGCCGACATGCCGTTTCCGCTGGTGTTTTCCGGACCGGAGTCGGCGCGCGACTACTTTGCCGAGATCGACCAGTTCATCGGCCTGACGCTCGGGCGCGCCGCACAGGCGCGCTATCGCATCATCATTGCCGATCCGCCCGAAGTCGCGCGCACCATGGCCGCCGGTATGGCGCGCGTGCGCGACTGGCGGGTAGAGAGCAACGACGCGTTCTATTTCAACTGGCTGCTGAACATCGATCACGGCTTCCAGCAGCCGTTCGAGGCCACCCACGAGGCCATGCGACAGCTGCCGATCTCGCCGGAGTTGCCGGTGCATGAGCTGGCGGCCAACCTGCGCCGCGTGTTCTCCGGAATCGTGACCGGCAACGTCAAGCCGCAGGGTATCCAGGCCATCCGTCGTCACGGTCCGTTCGAGATCGAAGGCGATCGCGCGATCATGCGTGCCCTGGACCAGCTGCTGGCGCGGTTCGTCAAACAGCAGCGCATGAAGCTGCCCGGCGACAAGCCCTACGAGCCCTGCTACCGCATCGCCGGCTAA
- a CDS encoding P-II family nitrogen regulator — MFEIKAYIRPALLDRVIDALGQVGGHHGIAVVPVQEYGHAADEGDGLVRAKMIKLEVNAEADRVDAIVELILSDARSWEGHVGDGIVTVSELRSARKIEDGKEID, encoded by the coding sequence ATGTTCGAAATCAAAGCCTACATCCGACCTGCATTGCTCGACCGAGTCATCGATGCGTTGGGTCAGGTGGGCGGGCATCACGGTATTGCCGTGGTGCCCGTCCAGGAGTATGGCCATGCGGCCGACGAGGGCGACGGGCTCGTCAGAGCCAAGATGATCAAGCTCGAAGTCAATGCCGAAGCCGATCGCGTCGACGCGATCGTCGAGCTGATCCTGTCTGATGCAAGAAGCTGGGAGGGTCATGTCGGCGATGGCATCGTCACGGTCAGTGAGTTGCGGTCGGCCCGAAAAATCGAGGACGGTAAGGAAATCGATTAG
- the mraZ gene encoding division/cell wall cluster transcriptional repressor MraZ: MFFGETAINLDAKGRLAIPTRYREDLQAACGNRLVLTYSAFDDGCLWLYPQPEWERVREQVMGLSTFNASHRSLQRRLVGSATLLELDGSSRLLLPATLRQVAGLEKRVVFMGMGQRFEIWDESVLNERRAVEQREIQEQASAEMAQLVL; the protein is encoded by the coding sequence GTGTTTTTTGGTGAAACCGCCATCAATCTGGATGCCAAGGGACGACTGGCGATTCCGACCCGCTACCGGGAGGATCTCCAGGCCGCCTGCGGAAACCGGCTGGTGCTCACCTACTCGGCGTTCGACGACGGCTGTCTGTGGCTGTATCCGCAGCCTGAATGGGAGCGGGTCCGCGAGCAGGTCATGGGCCTGTCGACCTTCAATGCCAGTCACCGCAGCCTGCAGCGTCGCCTGGTGGGCTCGGCCACCCTGCTCGAGCTGGACGGCAGTTCCCGTTTGCTGTTGCCGGCGACGCTCCGCCAGGTGGCCGGACTGGAAAAGCGCGTGGTTTTCATGGGTATGGGCCAGCGCTTCGAAATCTGGGACGAAAGCGTCCTCAACGAGCGTCGTGCCGTCGAGCAGCGTGAGATCCAGGAGCAGGCGTCCGCCGAAATGGCGCAACTGGTCCTGTAG